Proteins from one Gorilla gorilla gorilla isolate KB3781 chromosome 11, NHGRI_mGorGor1-v2.1_pri, whole genome shotgun sequence genomic window:
- the LOC109025864 gene encoding small ribosomal subunit protein uS14-like codes for MGHQELYWSHPRKFGQGSRSCRVCSNQHCLIRKYGLNKCSQCFRQYAKDIGFIKLS; via the coding sequence ATGGGTCACCAAGAACTGTACTGGAGCCACCCGCGAAAATTTGGCCAGGGTTCTCGCTCTTGTCGCGTCTGCTCAAACCAGCACTGTCTGATCCGGAAATACGGCCTCAATAAGTGCAGCCAGTGTTTCCGTCAGTATGCGAAGGATATCGGTTTCATTAAGTTGAGCTAA